The Callospermophilus lateralis isolate mCalLat2 chromosome 3, mCalLat2.hap1, whole genome shotgun sequence genome has a segment encoding these proteins:
- the Znf335 gene encoding zinc finger protein 335 isoform X3, giving the protein MEENEVESSSDAAPRSGRPEEPSESGLCVCTSEAVSADSSDAASVPGPGEADDSGVGQSSDRGGRSLEEVSESSSSTDPLPHGYLPDSSSVSHGPVAGVPGGPPALVHSSALPDPSMLVSDCAASSSDLGSAIDKIIESTIGPDLIQSCITVTSAEDAGAEATRYLILQGPDDGAPMTSPMSSSTLARSLATIEALSDGPTSTSTCLEPPEEVQGGASSLAQLPPASGTEELDLQSLEAMMEVVVVQQFKCRMCQYRSGTKATLLRHMRERHFRPAAAAGKKGRLRKCGPLTKSQEEEGPEEEEEDDIVDAGAIDDLEEDSDYNPAEDEPRGRQLRLQRPTPSSPRPRRRPGRPRKLPRLETSDLSAAGGGDPLVSSQSTKSPLGSPDPEAPSSSGPGHLEALGKAGKVTMEPGVSQSDTEIAAPSCQEEPDAPPRRRGRPSRRFLGKKYRKYYYKSPKPLLRPYLCRICGSRFLSHEDLRFHVNSHEAGDPQLFKCLQCSYRSRRWSSLKEHMFNHVGSKPYKCDECSYTSVYRKDVIRHAAVHSRDRKKRPDPTPKLSSFPCPVCGRVYPMQKRLTQHMKTHSTEKPHMCDKCGKSFKKRYTFKMHLLTHIQAVANRRFKCEFCEFVCEDKKALLNHQLSHVSDKPFRCSFCPYRTFREDFLLSHVAVKHTGAKPFACEYCHFSTRHKKNLRLHVRCRHASSFEEWGRRHPEEPPSRRRPFFSLQQIEELKQQHSAAPGPPPSSPGPPEIPPEAAPFQAPETPPLLCSDTLGSATIIYQQGAEESTAMATQTALDLLLNMSAQRELEGTALQVAVVKSEDVEAGLASSGGQPSPEDTTPQVVTLHVAEPGGSVTAESQLGTPDLQQITLAPGPFGGAGYSVITAPTMEEGTSAPGTPYSEEPPGEAAQAVVVSDTLKEAGTHYIMAADGTQLHHIELTADGSISFPSSDALTSGAKWPLLQCGGLPRDGSEPPSPAKTLRVGDSQHSASPPPAASKTLGLAVPPSPPSAATAASKKFSCKICAEAFPGRAEMESHKRAHAGPGTFKCPDCPFSARQWPEVRAHMAQHSSLRPHQCSQCSFASKNKKDLRRHMLTHTNEKPFSCHLCGQRFNRNGHLKFHIQRLHSPDGRKSGTPTVRTPARTPTQTIILNSDDETLATLHTALQSSHGVLGPERLQQALGQEHIIVAQEQTVSNQEEATYIQEITTADGQTVQHLVTSDNQVQYIISQDGVQHLLPQEYVVVPDGHHIQVQEGQITHIQYEQGAPFLQESQIQYVPVSPGQQLVTQAQLEAAAHSAVTAVADAAMAQAQGLFGTEEAVPEHVQQLQHQGIEYDVITLADD; this is encoded by the exons ATGGAGGAGAACGAGGTGGAGAGCAGTAGCGACGCCGCCCCTCGTTCTGGGCGGCCCGAGGAACCTTCGGAGAGTGGCCTGTGCGTGTGCACTTCAGAAGCCGTGTCTGCCGATAGCAGCGACGCCGCGTCCGTCCCAGGACCGGGGGAGGCCGACGACTCTGGCGTGGGGCAAAGCTCAGACCGCGGTGGCCGCTCTCTG GAAGAGGTGTCTGAGAGCAGCTCAAGCACCGACCCTCTGCCTCATGGCTACCTCCCTGATTCGTCTTCCGTGTCCCATGGGCCTGTGGCAGGGGTGCCAGGCGGGCCCCCGGCACTGGTGCACTCCAGCGCTCTCcccgaccccagcatgctggtgtCCGACTGCGCAGCCTCCTCCTCAGACCTGGGCTCTGCCATTGACAAGATCATCGAGTCCACCATCGGGCCCGACCTCATCCAGA GCTGCATCACCGTGACCAGTGCTGAAGATGCTGGGGCTGAGGCCACTCGCTATCTGATCCTGCAGGGCCCAGATGATG GCGCCCCCATGACATCACCAATGTCCAGTTCCACCCTGGCCCGCAGCCTGGCCACCATCGAGGCCCTGTCAGATGGCCCCACGTCCACATCCACATGCCTGGAGCCACCGGAGGAGGTGCAGGGTGGGGCCAGCTCCCTGGCACAGCTGCCCCCGGCCTCTGGCACTGAGGAGCTGGACCTCCAGAGCCTGGAGGCCATGATGGAAGTGGTGGTGGTGCAGCAGTTCAAGTGCAGGATGTGCCAGTACCGCAGCGGCACCAAGGCCACGCTGCTGCGGCACATGCGGGAGCGGCACTTCCGCCCAG cagcagcagccggtAAGAAGGGACGTCTCCGGAAATGCGGCCCATTGACCAAGAGCCAGGAGGAGGAGGGgcccgaggaggaggaggaggatgacatTGTAGATGCCGGTGCCATTGATGACCTGGAGG AGGACAGCGACTACAATCCAGCTGAGGATGAGCCCCGAGGCCGGCAGCTTCGGCTCCAGCGTCCCACACCCAGTTCCCCAAGACCACGACGGAGACCTGGCCGGCCCCGGAAGCTGCCTCGTCTGGAGACCTCAGACCTGTCTGCTG CAGGTGGGGGAGATCCTCTAGTGAGCTCGCAGAGCACCAAGAGCCCTCTGGGGTCACCAGATCCTGAGGCTCCCAGCTCCTCAGGCCCCGGACACCTGGAGGCCCTGGGCAAGGCCGGCAAGGTCACCATGGAGCCTGGTGTGAGCCAATCCGACACAGAGATTGCAGCCCCATCCTGCCAGGAGGAGCCCGATGCCCCACCGCGCCGCCGTGGTCGACCTTCCCGGCGATTTCTGGGCAAGAAATACCGAAA GTATTATTACAAGTCGCCCAAACCGCTTCTGAGGCCCTATCTGTGCCGCATTTGTGGCTCACGCTTCCTGTCCCATGAGGACCTGCGCTTCCACGTCAACTCCCACGAGGCTGGTGACCCCCAGCTCTTCAAGTGCCTGCAGTGCAGCTACCGCTCCCGCCGCTGGTCCTCACTCAAG GAGCACATGTTCAACCACGTGGGCAGCAAGCCCTACAAGTGTGACGAGTGTAGCTACACCAGTGTCTACCGCAAGGACGTCATTCGGCATGCGGCTGTTCACAGCCGAGACAG GAAGAAGAGGCCAGACCCG ACCCCAAAACTGAGCTCTTTCCCCTGCCCTGTGTGCGGCCgcgtgtaccccatgcagaagagACTGACACAGCACATGAAGACGCATAGCACTGAGAAGCCCCACATGTGTGACAAG TGTGGAAAGTCCTTTAAGAAGCGCTATACCTTCAAAATGCACCTGCTCACACACATCCAGGCAGTCGCCAACCGCAG GTTTAAGTGTGAGTTCTGTGAGTTCGTCTGTGAGGACAAGAAGGCACTGCTGAACCACCAGCTCTCCCACGTCAGCGACAAGCCCTTCAGATGCAGCTTTTGTCCCTACCGTACCTTCCGCGAGGACTTCCTGCTGTCCCACGTGGCTGTCAAGCACACAG GAGCCAAGCCCTTTGCCTGTGAGTACTGCCACTTCAGCACGCGCCACAAGAAGAACCTGCGCCTGCACGTGCGCTGCCGCCACGCAAGCAGCTTCGAGGAGTGGGGGCGGCGCCACCCCGAGGAGCCCCCCTCCCGCCGCCGCCCCTTCTTCTCCCTGCAGCAGATTGAGGAACTGAAGCAGCAGCACAGCGCAGCCCCTGGGCCACCCCCCAGCTCCCCGGGGCCTCCTGAG ATCCCCCCAGAGGCAGCACCTTTCCAGGCGCCTGAGACTCCCCCGCTTCTCTGTTCTGACACTCTGGGCAGTGCTACCATCATCTACCAGCAAG GAGCTGAGGAGTCCACTGCAATGGCCACTCAGACGGCTCTGGATCTGCTGCTGAACATGAGTGCCCAGCGGGAGCTAGAGGGCACAGCCCTGCAG GTGGCCGTGGTGAAGTCAGAGGACGTGGAAGCAGGGTTAGCGTCTTCTGGTGGGCAGCCCTCCCCCGAAGACACCACTCCACAGGTGGTCACCCTCCATGTGGCAGAGCCTGGGGGCAGTGTGACTGCTGAGAGCCAGCTAGGCACTCCTGATCTACAGCAGATCACCTTGGCACCTGGTCCATTTGGTGGAGCTGGCTACAGTGTCATCACAGCACCCACCATGGAGGAGGGGACATCGGCTCCTGGCACACCTTACAG TGAAGAGCCCCCAGGGGAGGCAGCCCAGGCTGTGGTTgtaagtgataccctcaaagaagCTGGCACTCACTACATCATGGCTGCTGATGGGACCCAGTTGCACCACATCGAG TTGACTGCAGATGGCTCCATCTCCTTCCCCAGCTCAGATGCCCTGACCTCTGGAGCCAAGTGGCCCCTTCTGCAGTGTGGGGGGCTGCCCAGAGATGGTTCCGAGCCACCGTCTCCAGCCAAGACCCTCCGGGTAGGGGACTCCCAGCATTCTGCCTCCCCACCTCCTGCAGCCAGCAAAACCCTGGGCCTGGCAGTGCCCCCCTCCCCACCATCTGCAGCCACTGCAGCATCAAAAAAGTTTTCCTGCAAGATTTGTGCTGAGGCCTTCCCTGGCCGAGCTGAGATGGAGAGTCACAAACGGGCCCATGCTGGGCCTGGCACCTTCAAGTGCCCTGACTGCCCCTTCAGTGCCCGCCAGTGGCCCGAGGTCCGG GCCCACATGGCACAGCACTCAAGCTTGCGGCCCCACCAGTGCAGCCAGTGCAGCTTTGCCTCGAAGAACAAGAAGGACCTGAGGCGGCACATGCTGACCCACACCAATGAGAAGCCTTTCTCGTGCCATCTCTGCGGGCAGCG TTTCAACCGTAACGGGCACCTCAAGTTCCATATCCAGCGGCTGCACAGTCCTGATGGGAGGAAGTCTGGCACCCCGACAGTCCGCACCCCAGCACGGACCCCCACCCAGACCATCATCCTGAATAGTGACGACGAGACACTGGCCACACTGCATA CTGCCCTCCAGTCCAGTCATGGGGTCCTGGGCCCAGAGAGGCTACAGCAGGCCCTGGGCCAGGAACACATTATTGTGGCCCAGGAACAGACGGTGAGCAATCAG GAGGAAGCCACCTACATCCAAGAGATCACCACAGCAGATGGTCAGACGGTACAGCACCTGGTGACCTCGGACAACCAG GTACAGTATATCATCTCTCAGGATGGTGTCCAGCACCTGCTGCCCCAGGAATATGTTGTGGTCCCTGATGGCCACCACATCCAG GTACAGGAGGGCCAGATCACACACATCCAGTATGAACAAGGAGCCCCGTTCCTCCAGGAGTCCCAG ATCCAGTATGTGCCCGTATCCCCAGGCCAGCAGCTGGTCACACAGGCTCAGCTTGAGGCTGCAGCCCACTCTGCCGTCACAG CGGTGGCTGATGCTGCCATGGCCCAAGCCCAGGGCCTGTTTGGCACAGAGGAGGCAGTGCCCGAACACGTGCAACAGCTGCAGCACCAGGGCATCGAGTACGACGT
- the Znf335 gene encoding zinc finger protein 335 isoform X2, whose product MEENEVESSSDAAPRSGRPEEPSESGLCVCTSEAVSADSSDAASVPGPGEADDSGVGQSSDRGGRSLEEVSESSSSTDPLPHGYLPDSSSVSHGPVAGVPGGPPALVHSSALPDPSMLVSDCAASSSDLGSAIDKIIESTIGPDLIQSCITVTSAEDAGAEATRYLILQGPDDGAPMTSPMSSSTLARSLATIEALSDGPTSTSTCLEPPEEVQGGASSLAQLPPASGTEELDLQSLEAMMEVVVVQQFKCRMCQYRSGTKATLLRHMRERHFRPAAAAAGKKGRLRKCGPLTKSQEEEGPEEEEEDDIVDAGAIDDLEEDSDYNPAEDEPRGRQLRLQRPTPSSPRPRRRPGRPRKLPRLETSDLSAGGGDPLVSSQSTKSPLGSPDPEAPSSSGPGHLEALGKAGKVTMEPGVSQSDTEIAAPSCQEEPDAPPRRRGRPSRRFLGKKYRKYYYKSPKPLLRPYLCRICGSRFLSHEDLRFHVNSHEAGDPQLFKCLQCSYRSRRWSSLKEHMFNHVGSKPYKCDECSYTSVYRKDVIRHAAVHSRDRKKRPDPTPKLSSFPCPVCGRVYPMQKRLTQHMKTHSTEKPHMCDKCGKSFKKRYTFKMHLLTHIQAVANRRFKCEFCEFVCEDKKALLNHQLSHVSDKPFRCSFCPYRTFREDFLLSHVAVKHTGAKPFACEYCHFSTRHKKNLRLHVRCRHASSFEEWGRRHPEEPPSRRRPFFSLQQIEELKQQHSAAPGPPPSSPGPPEIPPEAAPFQAPETPPLLCSDTLGSATIIYQQGAEESTAMATQTALDLLLNMSAQRELEGTALQVAVVKSEDVEAGLASSGGQPSPEDTTPQVVTLHVAEPGGSVTAESQLGTPDLQQITLAPGPFGGAGYSVITAPTMEEGTSAPGTPYSEEPPGEAAQAVVVSDTLKEAGTHYIMAADGTQLHHIELTADGSISFPSSDALTSGAKWPLLQCGGLPRDGSEPPSPAKTLRVGDSQHSASPPPAASKTLGLAVPPSPPSAATAASKKFSCKICAEAFPGRAEMESHKRAHAGPGTFKCPDCPFSARQWPEVRAHMAQHSSLRPHQCSQCSFASKNKKDLRRHMLTHTNEKPFSCHLCGQRFNRNGHLKFHIQRLHSPDGRKSGTPTVRTPARTPTQTIILNSDDETLATLHTALQSSHGVLGPERLQQALGQEHIIVAQEQTVSNQEEATYIQEITTADGQTVQHLVTSDNQVQYIISQDGVQHLLPQEYVVVPDGHHIQVQEGQITHIQYEQGAPFLQESQIQYVPVSPGQQLVTQAQLEAAAHSAVTAVADAAMAQAQGLFGTEEAVPEHVQQLQHQGIEYDVITLADD is encoded by the exons ATGGAGGAGAACGAGGTGGAGAGCAGTAGCGACGCCGCCCCTCGTTCTGGGCGGCCCGAGGAACCTTCGGAGAGTGGCCTGTGCGTGTGCACTTCAGAAGCCGTGTCTGCCGATAGCAGCGACGCCGCGTCCGTCCCAGGACCGGGGGAGGCCGACGACTCTGGCGTGGGGCAAAGCTCAGACCGCGGTGGCCGCTCTCTG GAAGAGGTGTCTGAGAGCAGCTCAAGCACCGACCCTCTGCCTCATGGCTACCTCCCTGATTCGTCTTCCGTGTCCCATGGGCCTGTGGCAGGGGTGCCAGGCGGGCCCCCGGCACTGGTGCACTCCAGCGCTCTCcccgaccccagcatgctggtgtCCGACTGCGCAGCCTCCTCCTCAGACCTGGGCTCTGCCATTGACAAGATCATCGAGTCCACCATCGGGCCCGACCTCATCCAGA GCTGCATCACCGTGACCAGTGCTGAAGATGCTGGGGCTGAGGCCACTCGCTATCTGATCCTGCAGGGCCCAGATGATG GCGCCCCCATGACATCACCAATGTCCAGTTCCACCCTGGCCCGCAGCCTGGCCACCATCGAGGCCCTGTCAGATGGCCCCACGTCCACATCCACATGCCTGGAGCCACCGGAGGAGGTGCAGGGTGGGGCCAGCTCCCTGGCACAGCTGCCCCCGGCCTCTGGCACTGAGGAGCTGGACCTCCAGAGCCTGGAGGCCATGATGGAAGTGGTGGTGGTGCAGCAGTTCAAGTGCAGGATGTGCCAGTACCGCAGCGGCACCAAGGCCACGCTGCTGCGGCACATGCGGGAGCGGCACTTCCGCCCAG cagcagcagcagccggtAAGAAGGGACGTCTCCGGAAATGCGGCCCATTGACCAAGAGCCAGGAGGAGGAGGGgcccgaggaggaggaggaggatgacatTGTAGATGCCGGTGCCATTGATGACCTGGAGG AGGACAGCGACTACAATCCAGCTGAGGATGAGCCCCGAGGCCGGCAGCTTCGGCTCCAGCGTCCCACACCCAGTTCCCCAAGACCACGACGGAGACCTGGCCGGCCCCGGAAGCTGCCTCGTCTGGAGACCTCAGACCTGTCTGCTG GTGGGGGAGATCCTCTAGTGAGCTCGCAGAGCACCAAGAGCCCTCTGGGGTCACCAGATCCTGAGGCTCCCAGCTCCTCAGGCCCCGGACACCTGGAGGCCCTGGGCAAGGCCGGCAAGGTCACCATGGAGCCTGGTGTGAGCCAATCCGACACAGAGATTGCAGCCCCATCCTGCCAGGAGGAGCCCGATGCCCCACCGCGCCGCCGTGGTCGACCTTCCCGGCGATTTCTGGGCAAGAAATACCGAAA GTATTATTACAAGTCGCCCAAACCGCTTCTGAGGCCCTATCTGTGCCGCATTTGTGGCTCACGCTTCCTGTCCCATGAGGACCTGCGCTTCCACGTCAACTCCCACGAGGCTGGTGACCCCCAGCTCTTCAAGTGCCTGCAGTGCAGCTACCGCTCCCGCCGCTGGTCCTCACTCAAG GAGCACATGTTCAACCACGTGGGCAGCAAGCCCTACAAGTGTGACGAGTGTAGCTACACCAGTGTCTACCGCAAGGACGTCATTCGGCATGCGGCTGTTCACAGCCGAGACAG GAAGAAGAGGCCAGACCCG ACCCCAAAACTGAGCTCTTTCCCCTGCCCTGTGTGCGGCCgcgtgtaccccatgcagaagagACTGACACAGCACATGAAGACGCATAGCACTGAGAAGCCCCACATGTGTGACAAG TGTGGAAAGTCCTTTAAGAAGCGCTATACCTTCAAAATGCACCTGCTCACACACATCCAGGCAGTCGCCAACCGCAG GTTTAAGTGTGAGTTCTGTGAGTTCGTCTGTGAGGACAAGAAGGCACTGCTGAACCACCAGCTCTCCCACGTCAGCGACAAGCCCTTCAGATGCAGCTTTTGTCCCTACCGTACCTTCCGCGAGGACTTCCTGCTGTCCCACGTGGCTGTCAAGCACACAG GAGCCAAGCCCTTTGCCTGTGAGTACTGCCACTTCAGCACGCGCCACAAGAAGAACCTGCGCCTGCACGTGCGCTGCCGCCACGCAAGCAGCTTCGAGGAGTGGGGGCGGCGCCACCCCGAGGAGCCCCCCTCCCGCCGCCGCCCCTTCTTCTCCCTGCAGCAGATTGAGGAACTGAAGCAGCAGCACAGCGCAGCCCCTGGGCCACCCCCCAGCTCCCCGGGGCCTCCTGAG ATCCCCCCAGAGGCAGCACCTTTCCAGGCGCCTGAGACTCCCCCGCTTCTCTGTTCTGACACTCTGGGCAGTGCTACCATCATCTACCAGCAAG GAGCTGAGGAGTCCACTGCAATGGCCACTCAGACGGCTCTGGATCTGCTGCTGAACATGAGTGCCCAGCGGGAGCTAGAGGGCACAGCCCTGCAG GTGGCCGTGGTGAAGTCAGAGGACGTGGAAGCAGGGTTAGCGTCTTCTGGTGGGCAGCCCTCCCCCGAAGACACCACTCCACAGGTGGTCACCCTCCATGTGGCAGAGCCTGGGGGCAGTGTGACTGCTGAGAGCCAGCTAGGCACTCCTGATCTACAGCAGATCACCTTGGCACCTGGTCCATTTGGTGGAGCTGGCTACAGTGTCATCACAGCACCCACCATGGAGGAGGGGACATCGGCTCCTGGCACACCTTACAG TGAAGAGCCCCCAGGGGAGGCAGCCCAGGCTGTGGTTgtaagtgataccctcaaagaagCTGGCACTCACTACATCATGGCTGCTGATGGGACCCAGTTGCACCACATCGAG TTGACTGCAGATGGCTCCATCTCCTTCCCCAGCTCAGATGCCCTGACCTCTGGAGCCAAGTGGCCCCTTCTGCAGTGTGGGGGGCTGCCCAGAGATGGTTCCGAGCCACCGTCTCCAGCCAAGACCCTCCGGGTAGGGGACTCCCAGCATTCTGCCTCCCCACCTCCTGCAGCCAGCAAAACCCTGGGCCTGGCAGTGCCCCCCTCCCCACCATCTGCAGCCACTGCAGCATCAAAAAAGTTTTCCTGCAAGATTTGTGCTGAGGCCTTCCCTGGCCGAGCTGAGATGGAGAGTCACAAACGGGCCCATGCTGGGCCTGGCACCTTCAAGTGCCCTGACTGCCCCTTCAGTGCCCGCCAGTGGCCCGAGGTCCGG GCCCACATGGCACAGCACTCAAGCTTGCGGCCCCACCAGTGCAGCCAGTGCAGCTTTGCCTCGAAGAACAAGAAGGACCTGAGGCGGCACATGCTGACCCACACCAATGAGAAGCCTTTCTCGTGCCATCTCTGCGGGCAGCG TTTCAACCGTAACGGGCACCTCAAGTTCCATATCCAGCGGCTGCACAGTCCTGATGGGAGGAAGTCTGGCACCCCGACAGTCCGCACCCCAGCACGGACCCCCACCCAGACCATCATCCTGAATAGTGACGACGAGACACTGGCCACACTGCATA CTGCCCTCCAGTCCAGTCATGGGGTCCTGGGCCCAGAGAGGCTACAGCAGGCCCTGGGCCAGGAACACATTATTGTGGCCCAGGAACAGACGGTGAGCAATCAG GAGGAAGCCACCTACATCCAAGAGATCACCACAGCAGATGGTCAGACGGTACAGCACCTGGTGACCTCGGACAACCAG GTACAGTATATCATCTCTCAGGATGGTGTCCAGCACCTGCTGCCCCAGGAATATGTTGTGGTCCCTGATGGCCACCACATCCAG GTACAGGAGGGCCAGATCACACACATCCAGTATGAACAAGGAGCCCCGTTCCTCCAGGAGTCCCAG ATCCAGTATGTGCCCGTATCCCCAGGCCAGCAGCTGGTCACACAGGCTCAGCTTGAGGCTGCAGCCCACTCTGCCGTCACAG CGGTGGCTGATGCTGCCATGGCCCAAGCCCAGGGCCTGTTTGGCACAGAGGAGGCAGTGCCCGAACACGTGCAACAGCTGCAGCACCAGGGCATCGAGTACGACGT